The nucleotide sequence ATGGCTCCATTTTTAGAAGCGTCTGTTCTCTAATGACAGAGAAACTCATAATTTTTAGGTTTCTTCTTGTCTCTGTGATCTTTGGCTCCCGGCAGTTACAGGTAGCTCATGCTTCCACAgaagggctgtttcccaggattctttgcaactCTTAGACTTCCAAACtttgagatgaatcaaagaatgaaaaattgcccaaaatattattattattattattattattatacttgtacaccaccccatagccgaagctctctgggcggtttacagtaacatcCTTTGTAacagtgtctttatgatatatggtttacttacgcatatatacaacctgagcttaagatggaacaATTCTCACtgttaacactccaacagatcttgcttcccctttTGGTTTCTAGGAGTTTTCCCAAATCCTTGGCTGAGGATTCAGCCCAGAGAGCAaatctctctgtgtctttccagctccatATCAGACTAACCCAAAATCTATCCCCTGCCCCAACCAGTTGTGTGGGAAGGGAAACGCTCATTCCTACGGCAACATATTGCtgtttctgttatttcttatactcaattttactgtattacagtttgaaaatccacagaataataaaatataagaacataTTTGAGAATCCTTGGTCTGGAAGATGGCAATATTTCATACATGGCTATTCCACTTTGGATTGCTATTCTTTAATCTTGTTTAATCTAGTAAAatcatagagccagtgtggcatagtggttagagtgttggactaggacctgggagaccagggttcgaatccccacacagcaacgaagcacactgggtgaccttaggccagtcactgcctctcagcctcagaggaaggcaatggcaaacctccTCTGACTactgcttaccaagaaaaccctattcacagggtcaccataactcgaaaacgacttgaaggcagtacatttacatttcttttaGTAAAATTAGATTATCTCGAACAGATTTACTTACTGATATTATGATTATTTCTAATTCTTTctattttctattttcttttacttattttttatttgagaTGTTACACAGTTTTTGGAAAAGTTACCGTACAAATAAAAAGATGatagtggtgatgatgatgttaaCATGCCATAAGTGTGTGCATATTTGCTAGAAAACAAGACTGTGCAAAATCAGTCAGGATGATGACAGATGCCATTAACTGCATAAATATGAGTGTGGTTGATCATGTTGTGATAATGCAATGCATGTAAAACATTAAGCTCATTGCAGTCCTTGTTTGTGATTCATTCATGATTTCtgcaaaaggaagagagacatcAATTCAAAACTGAATATTTTAAGAATCAGAGGTCATCTTTCATTTTTGTGGCCAGGTGCTCCTTTGCATTCAGATCAGGCCTGAGgacaataatgtagcacttgggaaCAAAAATGCAGACCagaagcccagcactggaggccaagatagagaagacctgcacggctaccatgtatttccccttcgtgctcaggtaggtgggcacaaaggacacccaaacactgcagaagaccagcatgctgaaggtgatcagcttggcttcattgaaggccccaggtagcttcctggctaggaaagccactgtgaagcagatggcagccaggaagcccatgtagccaagggAACCATAAAACATGGAgacagacccttcattgcattgcaggaTGATCTCTCTAGGCTGTGAGTGCATATCAGATtcagggaatgggggagagatccCCAGCCAGATagtgcagatgacaacttggacactggtgcaggagatgacaatggagttagccagactcttccccagccatctcctcactttgttccctggctttgtggccaggaaggccagcaccacagtgatggtttttgccaggACAGAAGAGATGGcgactgagaagatgatgctgaaggctgtttgtcggagaaggcaggtTGCTTTCCTTGGCCTGCCAATGAACAGGAAGGAGGAcagaaaggagagcaggagggagatgaggaggatgaAGGAGAGGTCCCAGTTGTTAGCTTTGACTATGGCAGTTTCTAGGAATTTGATGAAGATTCCTAAAACAAATCCTGTGGTTAAGGTCAAGAATAGGGAAATGGAAACTAAGATGACCCCCAAATTTTCTTCATAAGTCAGGAAGGTGATAGTCTTGTGAATACACTGATCTTGTTCTGTGTTTGGATGCTGATCATCTGGACATTTTGTGCAGTGGTCG is from Rhineura floridana isolate rRhiFlo1 chromosome 3, rRhiFlo1.hap2, whole genome shotgun sequence and encodes:
- the LOC133379005 gene encoding vomeronasal type-2 receptor 26-like; the protein is MILDRSSSKFWHILAFLFTVQEINQDPKLLPNITLGYNLYNNYLNERITSDAMIDLLAGGGSNIPNYNCGKRNKLLAVFERASIEISKQISTMSGLYKIPQISYGFSAQDVDKTESLLVYRMVPREDTQYRGIVKLLLHFGWTWIGLVTPDNDNAERFLNADHCTKCPDDQHPNTEQDQCIHKTITFLTYEENLGVILVSISLFLTLTTGFVLGIFIKFLETAIVKANNWDLSFILLISLLLSFLSSFLFIGRPRKATCLLRQTAFSIIFSVAISSVLAKTITVVLAFLATKPGNKVRRWLGKSLANSIVISCTSVQVVICTIWLGISPPFPESDMHSQPREIILQCNEGSVSMFYGSLGYMGFLAAICFTVAFLARKLPGAFNEAKLITFSMLVFCSVWVSFVPTYLSTKGKYMVAVQVFSILASSAGLLVCIFVPKCYIIVLRPDLNAKEHLATKMKDDL